A genomic region of Thermodesulfovibrionales bacterium contains the following coding sequences:
- a CDS encoding CBS domain-containing protein, which translates to MHKGVISCYPDDTVKDVARMMENNHFRSVVVVNERGEVWGLITYREMIRHYGENLDVLKAGRIMKPYRIEIDPQWPIEKAIEVMQRLKYYHLIVVDPHVGTKWPVGMLTSFDVVRYMAKLETGHYEPMLKIRDEKKE; encoded by the coding sequence ATGCATAAGGGCGTGATCTCGTGCTATCCGGATGACACGGTGAAGGATGTGGCGCGAATGATGGAAAACAACCATTTCCGTTCCGTCGTCGTGGTTAACGAACGGGGAGAGGTATGGGGCTTGATCACGTACCGAGAGATGATCCGGCACTACGGCGAGAATCTTGACGTCCTGAAGGCGGGCCGGATTATGAAGCCCTACCGGATAGAGATCGATCCTCAGTGGCCGATCGAGAAGGCGATAGAAGTGATGCAAAGGCTGAAATACTATCACCTGATCGTTGTCGACCCCCATGTGGGAACGAAATGGCCTGTGGGAATGCTGACGAGTTTTGATGTCGTGAGATATATGGCGAAGCTCGAAACAGGCCATTATGAGCC